Proteins from a genomic interval of Oceanispirochaeta crateris:
- the betC gene encoding choline-sulfatase, translated as MPVPNEKPNILLIMADQLTPFMTGCYGNSEVLTPNLDRLTAKGVRFDAAYTPCPLCSPARASMMTGRYASDIGCYDNGSVFSSEEPTFAHCLSASGYDTVLSGKMHFIGSDQLHGFGKRLTTDIYPAEYQLMPRFVDESRHITQSDAWGNAANYNAQTAGARPWSVGINYDEETHFRAREYLYGQAGMNWNDQAVKDPFFLCVSYHHPHDPFHPSSEDWELYEGKNITLPEITREMEENYSTLDKWLNNGFHRSDVFPIKGQKNLYALRRAYSALVSYIDRKVGELLADLEATGLDKNTVVLFTSDHGDMLGEKGMVQKRCFYEWSSRIPLILKRPDEPVPGSTVSTPVSLLDLGPTILDLAGVAIDEGYCPDGHSILPVIQDEETYLEREVISESHGEGVMCPTFMIRRGDYKLTYIHNHERQLFHLPSDPSELHNLAGSVEYSEIESSLLSRLMERFDSDKIEKDFFESLKKRRLIQKALGINKTHWDFQPTFNASKRYHRVNTAVSDES; from the coding sequence ATGCCCGTCCCTAATGAAAAACCAAATATACTGCTTATAATGGCCGATCAGCTAACGCCTTTTATGACAGGCTGCTATGGAAACTCTGAAGTTCTCACTCCCAACCTGGATCGGCTGACTGCCAAAGGTGTTCGATTTGATGCGGCCTACACTCCCTGTCCTTTATGCTCTCCAGCCAGAGCCAGTATGATGACCGGGCGTTATGCTTCGGATATAGGCTGTTATGATAACGGCAGTGTTTTTTCAAGTGAAGAGCCCACATTTGCTCATTGTCTCTCGGCGTCCGGCTATGACACGGTATTGTCTGGGAAAATGCACTTTATCGGTTCCGATCAGCTCCATGGTTTTGGAAAGCGGCTTACAACAGATATCTATCCTGCAGAATACCAATTGATGCCCCGGTTTGTAGATGAATCACGGCACATCACCCAAAGTGATGCCTGGGGAAATGCTGCCAATTACAATGCCCAGACCGCCGGAGCACGCCCCTGGAGCGTCGGTATAAACTACGATGAAGAGACTCATTTCAGAGCCAGGGAATATCTTTATGGACAAGCAGGAATGAACTGGAATGATCAGGCAGTGAAAGATCCTTTCTTCTTGTGTGTTTCCTACCATCATCCACACGATCCTTTTCATCCCTCCAGTGAAGACTGGGAACTCTACGAGGGAAAAAATATCACCCTTCCGGAAATTACCAGGGAAATGGAAGAGAACTACTCCACTCTGGACAAGTGGCTGAATAACGGTTTTCACCGTAGTGATGTCTTCCCTATTAAAGGTCAGAAAAACCTGTATGCCCTTCGGAGGGCTTACAGCGCTTTGGTAAGCTACATAGACCGGAAGGTAGGAGAACTCCTGGCAGATCTGGAGGCTACAGGACTGGACAAAAATACGGTTGTTCTATTTACAAGTGATCATGGGGACATGCTGGGTGAAAAGGGTATGGTGCAAAAACGATGTTTCTATGAATGGTCTTCACGTATTCCATTGATACTGAAGCGTCCGGATGAACCCGTACCGGGAAGTACTGTTTCTACGCCTGTTTCGCTCCTCGATTTAGGACCTACCATCCTGGACTTGGCTGGAGTTGCCATTGATGAGGGATATTGTCCTGACGGGCATAGTATCCTCCCGGTGATCCAGGATGAAGAAACCTATTTAGAACGGGAGGTCATCAGTGAATCCCATGGAGAAGGGGTTATGTGTCCTACATTTATGATCAGGAGAGGGGATTATAAACTGACCTATATTCATAATCACGAAAGGCAGCTCTTCCATTTACCCTCAGACCCCAGTGAATTACATAACCTTGCCGGGTCTGTAGAGTACTCCGAAATAGAGTCTTCTTTGTTGTCTCGGCTCATGGAGAGGTTTGATTCTGACAAGATAGAAAAAGACTTTTTTGAGAGTCTTAAAAAGAGACGACTCATTCAAAAAGCCCTCGGTATAAATAAAACACATTGGGACTTTCAGCCAACTTTTAATGCGTCCAAGCGCTATCATCGAGTCAATACGGCTGTATCTGATGAGTCTTGA
- a CDS encoding VOC family protein — MMKLEGFGIFVKDMAVMIRFYRDVLGFDIKEEENTKNVYLEKDGTLFLLYGRSDFEKMADQKFDYVKKLNGHSEIALGVENYSAVDRTYHDLVEKGARSVMKPTTEPWGQRTCYIADPEGNLIEIGSFQKDS; from the coding sequence ATGATGAAATTAGAGGGATTTGGAATCTTTGTTAAAGACATGGCTGTCATGATTCGCTTTTATCGAGATGTTTTAGGCTTTGATATAAAAGAGGAAGAAAATACTAAGAATGTATACCTGGAAAAAGACGGAACACTGTTCTTACTCTATGGAAGAAGCGATTTTGAGAAAATGGCCGATCAAAAATTTGATTATGTAAAGAAATTAAATGGGCATAGTGAAATTGCCTTAGGAGTTGAGAATTATTCCGCTGTTGATAGAACGTATCATGATCTAGTTGAGAAGGGTGCTAGGTCTGTTATGAAACCAACAACAGAACCCTGGGGACAGCGAACTTGTTATATTGCTGACCCAGAGGGAAACCTAATTGAGATTGGATCATTTCAAAAAGATTCATGA
- a CDS encoding M24 family metallopeptidase codes for MKVDEINHKIKLIRTMMKDEAMEAVYIKKQANYSWLTAGGLNQVGIGSEMGAFGLLLTMTSLYCVATNIEATRAKVEERLEEKGFEFLIFSWDDEKGESRSISSIVSPKSIGSDCGMGKDLNRQIQKLRFSLVDSEIERYRLLGDQVSRSLEEVLFRVKPGDKECSVIGRLTESLWDHRIDYITIFCASDHRITNFRHPIATEKKIEKRVMLGVNARKGGLIVCLTRFLQFGPVDSQLHKQYRDNVEIDCRMIEATVPGTPVNEILKLAVREYSRLGYESEYKNHHQGGSIGYQGRDYRVNFDSPYLVQNNQGFCWNPSISGTKSEDTILATNGTPEFITHPCSFPTITVETETDRYIRPDILSV; via the coding sequence TTGAAAGTTGATGAAATAAACCATAAAATAAAACTAATTCGTACAATGATGAAAGATGAGGCAATGGAGGCCGTTTATATAAAAAAACAGGCTAACTATTCTTGGTTAACCGCAGGAGGTTTAAACCAGGTTGGAATCGGTTCCGAAATGGGAGCTTTCGGATTGCTCTTGACAATGACCTCACTATATTGTGTCGCAACTAATATTGAGGCTACTCGAGCTAAAGTAGAAGAAAGACTGGAAGAGAAGGGTTTCGAGTTTTTGATTTTCTCATGGGATGATGAAAAAGGTGAAAGTCGATCCATCTCATCCATTGTATCACCAAAATCTATAGGCTCTGATTGTGGCATGGGGAAGGATCTTAACAGACAGATTCAAAAGCTCCGTTTCTCTTTGGTTGATTCTGAAATTGAGCGATATCGACTTTTAGGTGATCAGGTTTCTAGGTCTTTGGAAGAAGTGCTTTTTCGCGTTAAACCCGGTGATAAAGAATGTTCGGTCATAGGCAGACTTACAGAATCTCTTTGGGATCACCGAATTGATTATATCACGATATTTTGTGCTTCAGATCATAGAATTACAAATTTCCGTCATCCAATTGCAACAGAAAAGAAGATTGAAAAAAGAGTTATGTTGGGAGTCAATGCTCGAAAAGGAGGGTTGATAGTCTGTTTGACTCGCTTTCTTCAATTTGGGCCAGTTGATTCTCAGTTACATAAGCAGTATCGGGATAATGTGGAAATTGACTGTCGTATGATTGAGGCCACGGTTCCGGGAACACCTGTAAATGAGATTTTGAAGCTTGCTGTTAGAGAATACAGCCGTTTAGGGTATGAAAGTGAGTATAAAAATCATCATCAGGGGGGATCTATAGGATATCAGGGAAGGGATTATCGAGTGAATTTTGATTCTCCCTATCTTGTTCAGAATAACCAGGGGTTCTGCTGGAATCCTTCCATCTCTGGAACTAAGAGTGAAGATACTATTTTAGCTACAAACGGGACACCTGAATTTATTACTCACCCCTGCAGTTTTCCGACAATCACAGTAGAAACAGAAACAGATAGATATATAAGACCGGATATCCTTTCGGTGTAA
- a CDS encoding tripartite tricarboxylate transporter substrate binding protein: protein MKRLTLGIVLTIIVMSMSVLPVYANGSAESDVYPSREIELMVPWGVGGATDIAFRTFMSVLPKYLGTSVVVVNIPGGGAVPGYAEALGYDNDGYSMVAWATPSITKTHMTKTPYDYKSFEPVINLVSAPCWILVPSNSPYMTLNDLIDAAKAAPGQITLGNAGAGGGTHMIGLAFQQEAGVEFNHIPHSGGGPAVIAGVGGHVDAIIVGPPEGVPQIAGGQLRALAVTHPKRLDAFPDVPTALEQGIDFTLGQWRGVAVPVGTDPDIKKHIHDAFKATMEDPDFLVLAGKAGLLLDYIGLDDFDKWVESQNALYEKIVKTNKMGDRYQY from the coding sequence ATGAAAAGGTTGACTTTAGGTATTGTGCTCACAATTATCGTAATGAGTATGTCGGTTCTCCCTGTTTATGCTAATGGCAGTGCAGAGAGCGATGTCTACCCGTCCCGAGAGATTGAGTTGATGGTACCGTGGGGAGTTGGTGGTGCTACCGATATTGCTTTCAGGACATTTATGTCTGTACTTCCAAAGTATTTGGGAACCTCCGTGGTTGTTGTGAATATACCTGGTGGAGGAGCTGTACCCGGTTACGCTGAAGCATTGGGCTACGATAATGATGGCTATTCTATGGTAGCATGGGCTACTCCATCTATTACCAAAACGCACATGACAAAAACACCTTATGATTATAAGAGTTTTGAACCTGTTATTAATCTGGTTTCCGCACCTTGTTGGATACTTGTTCCTAGTAATTCTCCCTATATGACACTGAATGACCTTATAGATGCTGCAAAAGCTGCCCCTGGCCAGATAACACTTGGAAATGCAGGTGCAGGTGGTGGAACACATATGATTGGGCTAGCTTTTCAACAGGAAGCCGGTGTTGAGTTTAATCATATTCCCCACAGTGGTGGTGGACCGGCTGTTATAGCTGGTGTAGGTGGACATGTCGATGCTATTATCGTTGGACCTCCTGAAGGTGTTCCTCAAATTGCCGGTGGTCAGTTAAGAGCTTTAGCCGTAACTCACCCCAAAAGGCTTGACGCCTTTCCAGATGTACCCACAGCTTTGGAACAAGGTATAGATTTTACACTGGGGCAGTGGAGAGGTGTTGCTGTTCCTGTCGGAACAGATCCTGATATTAAAAAACATATCCACGATGCATTTAAAGCCACAATGGAAGATCCTGACTTTTTAGTACTTGCTGGAAAAGCTGGCTTGCTTCTTGACTATATTGGTCTGGATGATTTTGATAAATGGGTCGAGAGTCAGAACGCACTGTATGAAAAAATTGTAAAGACTAATAAAATGGGTGATCGCTATCAGTACTGA
- a CDS encoding MFS transporter, with the protein MTEQHKTNPLLMVSLLILSVFFSMASRTVFSPLMPTLQKEMGLSLSAAGTLFLLINISYGIAMLLSGFLSSRIGHGQTVTSSLGIISLGLILAASSQGILLLASALILIGVGAGIYPPSGLMMINSNIDIQYRSTALSFHEIGPNAALLLVPLIVILLEPWFGWRGVLLCLAFISILAAVIFQRWGAPSGGYGTAPDFKIFGSLLRQKHAILGMAVLSAALAGLQGVYVILPAYLVAEHHISSPVVNMVLSGSRLAGILLLMRAGVIINHFGRRRTISGVLLFSACFTALLGIVQGPMILVVVIIQPAILAVLFPALLSSIGDIGDHRYQNITYSLILAVGVCVGSGVAPALLGIFSDLGLSGVGFILLALLIILPLVFLIRMPDFGEERK; encoded by the coding sequence ATGACTGAACAGCATAAAACTAATCCGCTTTTGATGGTCAGCTTGCTGATCCTATCGGTATTTTTCTCCATGGCTTCCCGTACTGTCTTTTCTCCTCTCATGCCCACACTTCAGAAAGAAATGGGACTCAGTTTATCTGCGGCAGGGACACTGTTTCTATTGATAAATATTAGTTATGGAATTGCCATGCTGTTATCGGGATTTTTATCCTCACGGATCGGTCACGGACAAACTGTCACATCATCATTAGGGATCATCTCCCTGGGATTGATCTTGGCAGCGAGCTCTCAGGGAATCCTGTTATTGGCATCAGCTCTGATTCTTATTGGAGTTGGTGCCGGCATTTATCCCCCATCCGGGCTGATGATGATCAATTCGAATATTGATATTCAATACCGTAGTACGGCTCTTTCTTTTCACGAAATAGGTCCCAATGCTGCATTGCTTCTGGTACCGTTGATTGTCATCCTCCTGGAGCCATGGTTTGGCTGGCGGGGTGTTCTTCTATGCCTTGCCTTCATCAGCATTCTTGCCGCTGTGATTTTTCAGAGGTGGGGTGCACCATCCGGGGGGTATGGAACGGCTCCTGATTTTAAAATTTTCGGTTCTTTGCTGCGACAAAAACATGCAATTCTTGGAATGGCGGTCCTTAGTGCCGCCCTTGCCGGCCTCCAGGGGGTTTATGTCATTCTCCCGGCCTACCTCGTGGCGGAACATCATATTTCATCCCCCGTCGTTAATATGGTTCTTTCCGGCTCCAGACTGGCGGGTATTCTGCTTTTAATGCGGGCAGGTGTGATCATCAATCACTTCGGCCGCAGGCGGACCATCAGCGGAGTGCTTCTCTTTTCTGCCTGTTTTACGGCACTTCTCGGAATTGTTCAGGGACCCATGATTCTGGTTGTCGTCATCATTCAGCCTGCTATTCTGGCCGTCCTTTTTCCGGCTCTACTCTCATCTATTGGGGATATTGGGGATCATCGCTATCAGAATATAACCTATTCCCTGATCCTTGCTGTAGGCGTTTGTGTCGGTTCCGGAGTGGCACCAGCCTTATTGGGTATTTTTAGTGATTTAGGTCTAAGCGGTGTTGGGTTTATACTGCTGGCGCTTCTTATTATTCTACCACTGGTATTTTTAATCCGAATGCCCGATTTTGGGGAAGAGCGGAAATAA
- a CDS encoding M15 family metallopeptidase, whose amino-acid sequence MSLRLISVVVFFCFSTALYSQNQATRSFGQPRFTPQQIVESLHKAYPEAIDRVGTRNGDQAFRIRGQWFSWAEGRLLPSHLANKFQDFSSWPFYPYSTLYNPPLSEFSPEEKKSLNERLDNRESSPISRSGDFYSLLYRITDRESAWNMMKTTYFLGFKVLIHRDLLEDLARVEERIQNSMVDNQTLREYVESIELLSGFNWRVIAGTETLSNHSYGIAIDVIPKNYNGKHAYWRWFKAEYPEWYSLPWELRYIPPESFVKAFEQEGFIWGGKWFFFDGIHFEYRPEILLLNGIHK is encoded by the coding sequence ATGTCTTTAAGATTGATTTCAGTTGTGGTGTTCTTCTGTTTCAGTACAGCTTTGTATTCCCAGAATCAGGCTACCAGGAGTTTTGGACAGCCAAGGTTTACTCCTCAGCAGATTGTAGAGTCTCTTCATAAGGCCTATCCTGAGGCCATTGACCGTGTGGGAACCAGAAACGGCGATCAGGCTTTCAGAATCCGGGGACAGTGGTTTTCCTGGGCCGAAGGACGCCTCTTACCATCCCATTTGGCAAATAAATTCCAGGATTTCTCCTCCTGGCCATTTTATCCTTATTCCACATTGTACAATCCTCCCTTGTCCGAGTTTTCTCCTGAAGAGAAGAAATCTCTTAATGAAAGGCTTGATAACAGGGAAAGTTCTCCCATTAGCAGGTCGGGGGATTTTTATAGCCTTTTATACAGAATTACAGACAGGGAATCAGCCTGGAATATGATGAAAACTACATATTTTCTGGGGTTTAAGGTTCTCATTCACCGAGACCTTCTTGAAGATCTTGCCAGGGTAGAAGAACGTATTCAGAATTCTATGGTTGACAACCAGACTCTGAGGGAATATGTGGAATCCATTGAACTGCTCTCGGGGTTTAACTGGAGGGTAATTGCCGGCACGGAGACCTTGAGTAATCATTCTTACGGAATCGCCATTGATGTTATCCCCAAAAATTACAATGGCAAACATGCCTACTGGCGTTGGTTTAAGGCGGAATACCCAGAATGGTACAGCCTCCCCTGGGAGTTGAGGTATATACCTCCTGAATCATTTGTTAAAGCATTTGAACAGGAGGGATTTATCTGGGGTGGAAAATGGTTCTTCTTTGACGGCATCCACTTTGAATACCGACCGGAGATCCTCCTGCTCAATGGCATTCATAAATAA
- a CDS encoding YczE/YyaS/YitT family protein: MILLKIVQRFCKLIFGLFLYALGIVLTIKANIGYGPWEVFHVGLGNTVGISIGNASILVGLALVVITLLMGEKVGFGTILNMILIGVFLDLILMSNLIGIVDHFYWGILVLVLGLYTISLGSFFYIDSGFGAGPRDGLMVALKRKFTLPIGVIRSIIELTATTIGWFLGGMVGVGTLISVVMIGFCVQSTFGILKFDPTKVTHSTLNESYQELKLALRLRNNT, translated from the coding sequence ATGATCCTGTTAAAAATTGTTCAAAGGTTTTGTAAATTGATATTCGGACTCTTTCTATATGCTTTAGGAATTGTTCTGACAATAAAGGCAAATATCGGATATGGGCCCTGGGAAGTCTTTCATGTGGGGCTGGGTAACACGGTGGGGATCTCCATCGGAAATGCGAGTATTCTTGTTGGTCTTGCATTAGTTGTGATTACCCTGTTGATGGGCGAGAAAGTAGGATTCGGAACCATTCTCAATATGATTCTTATTGGTGTGTTTCTTGATTTGATCCTGATGAGCAATCTTATTGGAATTGTTGATCATTTTTATTGGGGTATCCTCGTATTGGTCCTAGGCCTTTACACAATTTCATTGGGCTCTTTTTTTTATATCGATTCCGGTTTCGGGGCAGGACCCCGTGATGGTTTGATGGTTGCTCTCAAACGAAAGTTCACATTACCCATCGGTGTTATTCGCAGCATTATTGAACTAACGGCGACAACCATAGGCTGGTTTCTGGGAGGGATGGTCGGAGTGGGAACTTTGATCTCCGTTGTTATGATAGGTTTCTGCGTTCAAAGCACATTTGGAATATTGAAATTTGATCCAACAAAAGTGACTCATTCCACACTGAACGAAAGCTATCAAGAACTGAAACTGGCACTCAGATTGAGGAATAACACTTGA
- a CDS encoding HP0495 family protein, with the protein MKKNKIAYPCTWSFRAIGINKEDMIRDIKIIMASRKYELKDANKKGKYLSLNLSLWVHSEIERNGIFNTIKSCDSVTVVL; encoded by the coding sequence ATGAAAAAAAATAAAATTGCCTACCCCTGCACCTGGTCTTTCCGAGCGATAGGTATTAATAAGGAAGACATGATCCGGGATATCAAGATTATCATGGCCTCACGGAAGTATGAACTGAAAGATGCCAATAAGAAGGGGAAATACCTCTCTCTCAACCTTAGCCTTTGGGTTCACTCAGAAATAGAGCGAAATGGAATCTTTAATACCATTAAGAGCTGCGATAGTGTAACCGTGGTTTTGTAA
- a CDS encoding GGDEF domain-containing protein, translating to MKLRSIILVLLLYVSLCLILALLIETDYTNSSYGSSYLKTEAGLNLEELVKRNGMFQEMQENQYSLGYFSEDLWIRLDIPQDTTGRVLEINKPAFALTDFYFPLNDGTISHINKSEKLSFRTQSTLIPENISFNKPAYIRLQTPLAFNFELRFWDVKPFMTYILKDYIFFGIIYGILLSIVIYNMILFVILKKSSYLYFLLFGLGTILWCMITYGHIELFVTIPGVYQNRVSLPVVSLIWFNFASFMGSFLKTRIMTPKLHNIIITTKIMAVILCFLGILGFTNAGHLLDTALSYILPPFAIYISILCLKKGFQSSFWFLSGWLLFLVGTVIYALAGGLIPRNSLTLNLFASGAALSSLLLSYALADEVRILQSENSYLNCKSRSLKKISLTDNLTRLHNRASFNENLKREISRARQIGHPLALIMIDVDLFKRFNDTWGHLEGDKVLMAMGPLLSQGIRDQDFACRYGGEEFALILPGTNKQKAMETAERIRKKMEETEFPISCSDEIEHLTISLGIAVYIDIDDILTLTERADQALYRAKNLGRNRVCSS from the coding sequence ATGAAATTGAGATCTATCATTTTGGTTCTACTTCTGTATGTTTCTCTTTGTCTCATACTGGCTTTATTAATTGAAACAGACTATACAAATTCTTCTTATGGCTCCTCCTACCTGAAAACCGAAGCAGGACTGAACCTGGAAGAGTTAGTGAAACGAAATGGAATGTTCCAAGAGATGCAGGAAAATCAATATAGCCTGGGATATTTTTCAGAAGACCTCTGGATCCGTCTCGACATCCCTCAAGACACTACCGGCAGGGTATTGGAGATCAATAAACCTGCCTTTGCCCTCACAGATTTTTATTTTCCATTGAATGATGGCACGATCTCCCATATAAACAAGTCCGAAAAATTGAGTTTTAGGACGCAAAGCACACTGATCCCGGAAAATATCAGTTTTAACAAACCGGCCTATATTCGCCTTCAAACCCCATTGGCATTTAATTTTGAACTCCGGTTTTGGGATGTCAAACCCTTTATGACCTATATTTTGAAGGATTACATCTTCTTTGGAATCATTTACGGCATACTATTAAGCATCGTTATCTACAACATGATTCTCTTTGTTATTCTCAAAAAGTCATCTTATCTGTATTTTTTGCTCTTTGGATTGGGGACGATCTTATGGTGCATGATCACCTACGGGCATATAGAATTATTTGTCACTATTCCAGGAGTCTATCAAAACCGGGTATCTCTTCCTGTGGTGAGCCTCATTTGGTTCAATTTTGCATCATTCATGGGTAGTTTCCTAAAGACCAGGATCATGACCCCTAAACTTCATAACATTATTATCACCACGAAAATCATGGCGGTCATACTCTGTTTTCTGGGAATACTCGGGTTCACAAATGCCGGGCATCTCCTGGATACAGCTCTCAGTTACATACTTCCGCCTTTTGCAATCTACATCAGTATTTTGTGCCTTAAAAAAGGATTTCAATCCTCCTTCTGGTTTCTCTCAGGATGGCTTCTCTTTCTAGTTGGAACAGTAATCTATGCCCTGGCGGGGGGATTAATCCCCAGAAACTCATTAACTCTTAATCTATTTGCTTCCGGAGCCGCTCTTAGTTCACTCCTCCTGAGTTATGCCCTGGCGGATGAGGTGAGGATATTACAGTCGGAAAACTCCTACTTGAACTGTAAATCCAGGTCACTCAAAAAGATAAGTCTTACAGACAACCTCACCCGGCTTCATAACAGGGCATCCTTCAATGAAAACTTGAAACGAGAGATATCCAGGGCCAGACAGATCGGCCATCCCCTGGCTTTGATAATGATAGATGTAGATCTTTTTAAGAGGTTCAATGATACATGGGGACATCTTGAAGGAGACAAGGTGTTAATGGCGATGGGACCTCTCCTCAGCCAGGGAATACGGGATCAGGACTTTGCCTGTCGCTATGGAGGCGAGGAATTTGCCCTGATTCTGCCGGGAACGAATAAACAAAAAGCCATGGAGACCGCCGAAAGAATCAGAAAAAAAATGGAGGAGACAGAATTCCCCATAAGCTGCAGTGATGAAATAGAACATTTGACCATAAGCCTGGGGATCGCCGTTTATATAGATATAGACGATATCCTGACCCTCACAGAAAGAGCTGATCAGGCTCTTTACAGAGCGAAAAATCTAGGCCGGAACAGAGTCTGCAGTTCATAA
- a CDS encoding tripartite tricarboxylate transporter TctB family protein produces MNKNNDVISGATFVTLSMLIFAVSFQIPASQHGLSPAAFPRFIAACIFILGIIQVKASMKGGGEQHKAHDESNESIKSYVLRVLVFLVSCFLYINSLKIFGFVIVTPLLVAVTMYLFNERKWLRIASVSILTTVLLYSIFRIIFRVPLPRSLFW; encoded by the coding sequence ATGAATAAGAATAATGATGTAATCTCTGGAGCTACTTTTGTTACTCTATCCATGCTGATATTTGCAGTTTCATTTCAAATTCCAGCTAGTCAACATGGGCTATCTCCTGCTGCATTTCCTCGCTTTATTGCTGCCTGTATCTTTATTCTGGGTATTATACAAGTTAAAGCTTCGATGAAAGGGGGAGGGGAGCAGCACAAAGCCCATGATGAGAGTAATGAGAGTATAAAGTCTTATGTATTGAGAGTCCTTGTTTTTCTGGTTTCCTGTTTCTTATACATTAATTCTTTAAAAATATTCGGATTTGTCATTGTAACACCCTTACTTGTTGCTGTCACAATGTATCTGTTTAATGAAAGGAAATGGCTTCGAATAGCCTCTGTGTCAATCTTGACAACAGTGCTACTCTATTCCATTTTTCGCATAATTTTTCGTGTACCATTACCACGAAGTTTATTCTGGTAG
- a CDS encoding alanine/glycine:cation symporter family protein: protein MELFSNIVSAVNSFAWGPVMIIFLVGTGIFLSIGTGFVQFRKLGQAFHLLFSKDHKGSGDITPFQALMTSLSATIGTGNIAGVATAIALGGPGAVFWMWMTAAVGGATKFGEAVLAIRYRETNDLGEQSGGPMYYIKNGMKEKFGGSWGWLGWLFAFFGIFASFGIGSMVQSNSVAGALSTGFNVPPIATGLVLTLLTALVILGGIKSIANVTSKVVPFMALFFIVGSLAVLISNAAGIPDAFLMIFRNAFSSSAVSGGLIGTVIRFGVARGVFSNEAGLGSAPIAHAASANNNSYTQGVIASLGSFIDTLIICTMTALVILVSGLVTIGADGLMVVSGGLNGAALTSEAFEASLPGLGKYLVSFGLIFFAFSTILGWFYYGSKCLEYIAGTKSIVIYKIAFLITSLAGAVMKISIVWDLSDTFNGLMAIPNLIALIALSSIIFKTARDSQDTRIKANGKIILKNS from the coding sequence GTGGAGTTATTTTCAAATATTGTATCCGCGGTGAACAGCTTTGCCTGGGGACCCGTGATGATCATATTTTTAGTAGGAACTGGTATCTTTCTGTCTATCGGGACTGGTTTTGTGCAGTTCCGAAAACTGGGACAGGCTTTTCATCTTCTATTTTCAAAAGATCATAAGGGTTCAGGAGATATTACACCTTTTCAGGCCTTGATGACCTCCCTTTCAGCAACCATCGGGACAGGTAATATTGCCGGTGTTGCTACTGCTATCGCTCTTGGTGGTCCTGGGGCTGTATTCTGGATGTGGATGACCGCTGCCGTGGGTGGGGCTACAAAATTCGGAGAAGCTGTTTTGGCTATCCGTTATCGTGAAACCAATGACCTGGGAGAGCAGTCAGGCGGTCCTATGTATTATATCAAAAATGGAATGAAAGAGAAATTCGGTGGTAGTTGGGGCTGGCTGGGATGGCTTTTTGCCTTCTTCGGTATCTTTGCTTCCTTTGGTATCGGAAGTATGGTTCAGTCCAACTCTGTTGCCGGGGCTTTGTCTACAGGTTTCAACGTTCCTCCCATAGCAACGGGTCTCGTCCTGACTTTACTAACGGCTCTTGTCATCTTAGGTGGCATTAAATCCATTGCCAATGTTACTTCAAAGGTTGTACCCTTTATGGCACTTTTCTTTATTGTAGGTTCCTTAGCAGTCCTCATAAGTAATGCTGCCGGAATCCCCGATGCCTTCTTAATGATATTTCGTAATGCATTCAGCTCTTCTGCTGTTTCTGGAGGTTTAATTGGGACTGTCATCAGGTTTGGTGTAGCGAGAGGTGTATTTTCAAATGAAGCGGGTTTGGGAAGCGCACCCATCGCTCATGCAGCCTCTGCCAACAATAATTCCTATACTCAGGGTGTGATTGCCTCTCTGGGATCCTTTATAGACACATTGATTATCTGTACTATGACCGCTCTTGTTATTCTGGTCTCAGGACTGGTGACAATAGGTGCTGATGGCTTGATGGTCGTTTCAGGAGGACTGAATGGTGCAGCTCTAACTTCCGAAGCTTTTGAGGCATCCCTTCCAGGATTAGGGAAATATCTTGTTTCTTTCGGACTGATTTTCTTTGCTTTCTCCACCATATTAGGATGGTTTTATTATGGCTCCAAATGCCTAGAGTACATTGCTGGAACAAAATCAATTGTAATTTATAAAATTGCCTTTTTAATCACATCCCTTGCTGGGGCAGTCATGAAAATCAGCATCGTGTGGGATCTTTCAGATACATTCAATGGTCTAATGGCCATCCCTAATTTGATTGCTCTTATTGCTTTGAGCTCCATCATCTTCAAAACAGCCAGGGATTCGCAGGATACAAGAATCAAGGCTAACGGAAAGATTATTCTGAAAAACAGCTGA